From one Passer domesticus isolate bPasDom1 chromosome 15, bPasDom1.hap1, whole genome shotgun sequence genomic stretch:
- the LOC135281648 gene encoding maestro heat-like repeat family member 5, translating into MAGRFFSLFKCFRGKNKKGPGAASGEQLEEPAQIQTLQDDAAVERTQEQQSSRGHFRRTAQVFRKFPRVRRRETNTTAAEGPAEPDSGLTQLQAEPDVSPHSAGLSQDLDTSGTETWPQALPTSVTEDGVIKNTDNEEIEALKNTGAMPTSPEICASTVDFFQDSAVPYQQQVPAMVKNIHQNLMSHVTVDARLHSDIVRLAEEHPADVALTLLHCAPTCDRAAAMMWRAIGSSQPTMEKVLATLLCVMEDWPVHSTCTSDGDNKDVFALAATLVIWVIVPKCHEAMILHSSRLFVALLFHVVITTQQMPPEEVENFWRACQEEHRLPSKPNRFAVQAMKALLCRLECDQEVMAMERKCGWDTLLCAYTQHYAVGLLAREMRRVSLSLCSGISLRLLGLLSREEPHWDLPSLAFLVEVLECLHLRECADSILEIMSRHLRNECRERRRLALRGLVVLSKDPSMARRMGTLSPSLLELLGDADGELVGMTLSVFTNLLKSKDMLVSSTTAPKLAEALLLLFDHDNSHVQLLSLDLFFKVMDLVAEEGKKPLKSVVCQSLPALFFHCHNENQHVAEASRETLHCAAGFLKRRDLKELVEAEELLAFAEVLRGVRRERQPPPVRRTQARGIAAADFPGSGRAALAEPSPLLERCWQPEGNSGERCREWRRQRNRQGLRRVFLPALQAPMS; encoded by the exons ATGGCAGGCAGATTTTTCAGCCTGTTCAAATGCTTCcgggggaaaaataagaaaggccctggagctgcttcaggAGAGCAACTTGAAGAGCCAGCGCAgatccagacactgcaggacg atgcagccgtggagcgcacacaagagcagcaatccagccgtggccacttccgcagaacagcgcag GTGTTCCGAAAATTCCCACGGGTTCGGCGTAGAGAAAccaacaccacagcagctgagggcccagctgagcctgactcggggctgacccagctccaagcagagcctgatgtcagcccaCATTCAGCTGGGCTCTCACAAGACTTGGACACCTCAGGGACTGAAACCTGGCCACAGGCTCTTCCCAcatcagtgactgaggatggaGTCATAAAAAACACTGACAATGAAGAGATTGAGGCCTTGAAAAATACTGGAGCCATGCCCACTTCTCCTGAGATTTGTGCTTccactgtggattttttccaggacagtgctgttccttatcagcagcag gtgccagccatgGTGAAGAACATCCACCAGAATCTCATGTCCCACGTCACTGTGGATGCCAGGCTGCACAGTGAcattgtgaggctggctgaGGAACACCCTGCAGACGTGGCGCtgaccctcctgcactgtgccccaacgtgtgacag agctgctgcaatgatgTGGAGAGCCATAGGCTCATCACAACCAACAATGGAGAAGGTGCTGGCaacactgctctgtgtgatggaggattggcctgtgcacagcacatgcacctccgatggggacaacaAGGACgtttttgccctggct gcaactctggtgatctggGTCATTGTGCCTAAATGCCATGAGGCCATGATCCTTCATTCCTCCCGCCTctttgtggctctgctcttccacgtTGTCATCACCACGcagcagatgccaccagaggaagttgaaaaCTTCTGGAGAGCGTGCCAGGAGGAACACCGCCTTCCCAGCAAGCCCAACAG gtttgcagtgcaggccatgaaggctctgctctgccgaCTGGAATGTGACCAGGAGGTGATGGCTATGGAGCGTAAatgtggctgggacacgctgctgtgtgcttacacccagcactatgccgtgggtctgctggccag agAGATGCGCCGTGTCTCCCTCTCCTTGTGTTCTGGGATTTCTCTCCGCCTgcttgggctgctcagcagggaggagccacactgggatctgcccagcctggcgttccttgtggag gtcctcgagtgcctgcaCTTGAGGGAATGTGCTGACAGCATCCTGGAGATCATGTCAAGGCACCTGAGGaacgagtgcagggagaggcgtcgcctggcgctcagaggcctcgtggtgctcagcaaggatccctcgatg gccaggagaatgggcactctgtctccaagccttctggagctgctgggtgatgcagaCGGAGAGCTGGTCGGCATGACGCTCTCTGTGTTCACTAATTTGCTCAAGAGCAAAGACATGCTGGTatccagcaccactgccccgaagctggctgaggctctcctgctgctcttcgaCCAC gacaacagccatgtgcagctgctctcccttgaCCTCTTCTTCAAGGTGATGGATTTGGtagcagaggagggaaaaaagcctcTTAAGTCAGTGGTGtgccagagccttcctgcactcttcttccactgccacaATGAGAATCAGCATGTGGCCGAG gcttctCGGGAAACGCTGCATTGTGCGGCCgggttcctgaagaggagggatctCAAAGAGCTGGTGGAGGCAGAGGAGCTGTTGGCATTTGCTGAGGTGTTG CGTGGTGTTCGGAGAGAGCGGCAGCCGCCACCAGTGCGGCGGACACAGGCGCGAGGAATCGCCGCTGCAGATTTTCCCGGTTCAGGGAGGGCGGCGCTGGCAGAGCCTTCGCCACTGCTGGAGCGTTGCTGGCAACCCGAGGGCAACAGCGGGGAGCGGTGCCGGGAGTGGCGGAGGCAGCGGAATCGGCAGGGCCTGCGGCGGGTGTTCCTGCCGGCACTGCAGGCTCCCATGTCGTGA
- the LOC135281647 gene encoding uncharacterized protein LOC135281647, translated as MSKNLQSKYRERRHLALRGVTVASKNPLMAEKMWSLTESLVELLEEKDSDVIRMTILLLRYLFLDNGAPIPTSIALQLAEALLPLFDRDDSQVQLSSMTIFQEMLELLMEDGKKALKSHVLQSLLPLSFHCHDENQIVAEAPRETLHSSARFLKRRDIEQMLQVDQTWRFGEALVRTTDNPQPQPGEGSWMAGRHLRGKMEELQVICDALEEMAFDSNPAIRNLAIETGFVLQAIQRAPSSTWLWRVDLPRRWIPPPLCPRRVQSRPRPRQESGRLRNGSRQPRAGEHIQSPCIAASN; from the exons atGTCGAAGAACCTGCAGAGCAAATACAGGGAGAGGCGTCACTTGGCACTCCGAGGAGTCACAGTGGCAAgcaagaatcccttgatg gctgaaaaaatgtggagcctgactgaaagtcttgtggagctcctggaggaaaaaGACAGCGACGTGATCAGGATGACCATTCTtctactcagatatttatttctGGATAATGGTGCCCCAATACCCACCTCcatcgccctgcagctggctgaggcgctcctgccactctttgaccgc gatgatagccaggtgcagctgagctccatgactatctttcaagagatgctggagttattaatggaagatggaaaaaaggccctgaagtcacacgtgctccagagcctgctgccactctccttccactgccatgatgagaatcagattgttgctgag gctcccCGGGAAACACTGCATTCTTCAGCCAgattcctgaagaggagggatatcGAACAAATGCTACAGGTGGATCAGACATGGAGGTTTGGCGAGGCCCTGGTAAGGACGACCGATaatccccagcctcagcctggagaaggcagct ggatggccgggcggcacctcaGGGGGAAGATGGAAGAGCTCCAGGTCATCTGTgatg cccttgaagaaatgGCATTTGACAGCAATCCTGCCATCAGAAACCTTGCAATAGAAACTGGGTTCGTTCTCCAGGCCATACAGAGAGCTCCCTCCTCCACATGGC tgTGGCGTGTGGATCTGCCCCGCCGCTGGATTCCCCCGCCTCTGTGCCCCAGGAGAGTGCAAAGCCGCCCCCGCCCCCGACAAGAGAGCGGACGGCTCCGCAACGGCAGCCGGCAGCCCCGTGCTGGGGAGCACATCCAGTCCCCCTGCATCGCGGCCAGCAATTGA